A genomic window from Scatophagus argus isolate fScaArg1 chromosome 17, fScaArg1.pri, whole genome shotgun sequence includes:
- the LOC124074443 gene encoding cathepsin S-like isoform X2, translated as MFRSLLFTIMCGFATAVTSSELDRHWELWKKMHNKVYSHQIEELGRRRIWEGNLEMINVHNLETSLGLHTYELAMNHLGDLTTEEIIGTMTGTIVPSDLERGPSNFVRFNISLLPSLDWRDKGLVTEVKMQGSCGSCWAFSAAGALEGQLKKTTGVLMSLSPQNLVDCSMKYGNNGCNGGFMTNAFQYVIKNHGIESEVAYPYVGRVGKCKYNPKYRAALCSNYSFLPEGDEFALKEAVANIGPISVAIDASRPKFVFYRHGVYKDHTCTHNVNHGVLVVGYGRERGHDYWLVKNSWGVSYGDEGYIKMARNRYNQCGIALYACFPIM; from the exons ATGTTTCGGAGCCTGCTTTTCACCATCATGTGTGGATTCGCAACGGCCGTTACTAGTTCAGAACTGGACAGACACTGGGAGCTGTGGAAGAAGATGCATAATAAAGTCTATTCTCACCAG ATTGAGGAGCTGGGTCGCAGGCGGATATGGGAAGGAAATTTGGAAATGATTAATGTCCATAACCTGGAAACCTCCCTGGGCTTGCATACCTATGAGCTGGCAATGAACCACCTGGGAGACCTG accACTGAGGAGATAATTGGTACAATGACTGGTACCATTGTGCCCTCTGACCTGGAGAGGGGTCCTTCCAACTTTGTCAGGTTTAACATCTCTCTACTGCCATCACTGGACTGGAGAGATAAAGGTCTGGTAACCGAGGTCAAAATGCAG GGTTCTTGTGGATCTTGTTGGGCCTTCAGTGCTGCTGGAGCTTTAGAAGGGCAACTCAAGAAGACTACAGGTGTCTTGATGTCTCTGAGCCCTCAGAACCTGGTGGATTGTTCAATGAAGTATGGAAACAACGGTTGCAACGGTGGCTTCATGACAAACGCTTTCCAATATGTTATTAAAAACCATGGCATAGAATCAGAAGTAGCCTACCCGTATGTTGGCAGG gtTGGTAAATGCAAGTACAACCCAAAATATCGAGCTGCTCTCTGCTCAAACTATTCCTTCTTACCAGAGGGGGATGAATTTGCATTGAAGGAAGCTGTAGCCAACATCGGACCGATCTCTGTCGCAATTGATGCCTCCAGACCCAAGTTTGTCTTCTACCGTCACG GTGTGTACAAGGAccacacatgcacccacaatGTGAACCATGGAGTGCTGGTTGTGGGCTacggcagagagagaggacacgACTACTGGTTGGTCAAAAACAG TTGGGGTGTCAGCTACGGGGATGAAG
- the LOC124074443 gene encoding cathepsin S-like isoform X1 has product MTAYSSSIQKMFRSLLFTIMCGFATAVTSSELDRHWELWKKMHNKVYSHQIEELGRRRIWEGNLEMINVHNLETSLGLHTYELAMNHLGDLTTEEIIGTMTGTIVPSDLERGPSNFVRFNISLLPSLDWRDKGLVTEVKMQGSCGSCWAFSAAGALEGQLKKTTGVLMSLSPQNLVDCSMKYGNNGCNGGFMTNAFQYVIKNHGIESEVAYPYVGRVGKCKYNPKYRAALCSNYSFLPEGDEFALKEAVANIGPISVAIDASRPKFVFYRHGVYKDHTCTHNVNHGVLVVGYGRERGHDYWLVKNSWGVSYGDEGYIKMARNRYNQCGIALYACFPIM; this is encoded by the exons ATGACAGCTTATTCTTCCTCTATCCAGAAAATGTTTCGGAGCCTGCTTTTCACCATCATGTGTGGATTCGCAACGGCCGTTACTAGTTCAGAACTGGACAGACACTGGGAGCTGTGGAAGAAGATGCATAATAAAGTCTATTCTCACCAG ATTGAGGAGCTGGGTCGCAGGCGGATATGGGAAGGAAATTTGGAAATGATTAATGTCCATAACCTGGAAACCTCCCTGGGCTTGCATACCTATGAGCTGGCAATGAACCACCTGGGAGACCTG accACTGAGGAGATAATTGGTACAATGACTGGTACCATTGTGCCCTCTGACCTGGAGAGGGGTCCTTCCAACTTTGTCAGGTTTAACATCTCTCTACTGCCATCACTGGACTGGAGAGATAAAGGTCTGGTAACCGAGGTCAAAATGCAG GGTTCTTGTGGATCTTGTTGGGCCTTCAGTGCTGCTGGAGCTTTAGAAGGGCAACTCAAGAAGACTACAGGTGTCTTGATGTCTCTGAGCCCTCAGAACCTGGTGGATTGTTCAATGAAGTATGGAAACAACGGTTGCAACGGTGGCTTCATGACAAACGCTTTCCAATATGTTATTAAAAACCATGGCATAGAATCAGAAGTAGCCTACCCGTATGTTGGCAGG gtTGGTAAATGCAAGTACAACCCAAAATATCGAGCTGCTCTCTGCTCAAACTATTCCTTCTTACCAGAGGGGGATGAATTTGCATTGAAGGAAGCTGTAGCCAACATCGGACCGATCTCTGTCGCAATTGATGCCTCCAGACCCAAGTTTGTCTTCTACCGTCACG GTGTGTACAAGGAccacacatgcacccacaatGTGAACCATGGAGTGCTGGTTGTGGGCTacggcagagagagaggacacgACTACTGGTTGGTCAAAAACAG TTGGGGTGTCAGCTACGGGGATGAAG